Proteins co-encoded in one Prevotella sp. E13-27 genomic window:
- a CDS encoding ATP-dependent RecD-like DNA helicase translates to MLHDELKHSIREAFAHVPTADQEHAIETFAMFLTDRFPQSVMVLRGSAGTGKTTLAAAIVKTMTTLKQKLTLMAPTGRAAKVFSLYSQHAAYTIHRRIYRQKTAGDLSAFNLNMNNSRDTLFMVDESSMISSYSMDDTFGSGSLLDDLIKFVYSGNNCRMILIGDTAQLPPVGEDEAPALIGDVLSGYGLKVYECDLSEVLRQSQSSGILWNATMIRSLITHDELTQLPRMRLNGFADICVVPGDELIESLATSYSHVGIDETIVVTRSNKRANIYNEGIRRTVLDREDELCRGDQIMIVKNNYFWIPEAEGEEKTQRNLSFLANGDRGVIQRVRNTRELYGFRFADITLVMPDYDDYELTATTIIDTLSTEAPSLTREQQEQLFNNVMEDYADIPLKPDRVKKLKSDAYYNALQIKFSYAVTCHKAQGGQWAHVYIDQGYMTDDMLTPDYIHWLYTALTRATEKVFLVNWPKTQLENS, encoded by the coding sequence ACAGCATCAGGGAGGCGTTTGCCCATGTGCCAACAGCCGATCAGGAACATGCAATAGAGACCTTTGCCATGTTCCTCACCGACCGTTTTCCTCAGTCTGTCATGGTGCTCCGTGGTTCTGCCGGCACAGGTAAGACTACGCTTGCTGCTGCCATTGTGAAGACCATGACTACACTGAAGCAGAAGCTCACTCTCATGGCGCCCACGGGACGTGCTGCAAAGGTATTCTCGCTCTATTCACAGCATGCTGCATATACCATTCATCGTCGCATATACCGTCAGAAGACCGCCGGTGACCTGTCGGCATTCAATCTGAACATGAACAATTCGAGAGACACGCTGTTTATGGTCGATGAGTCATCTATGATTTCCAGCTATTCCATGGATGACACCTTCGGCTCCGGTTCTCTGCTCGATGACCTCATTAAGTTCGTTTATAGCGGCAACAACTGCCGTATGATACTCATTGGCGACACCGCCCAGCTGCCTCCTGTAGGCGAAGACGAGGCCCCAGCACTTATCGGCGATGTTCTTAGCGGCTATGGGTTAAAGGTCTATGAGTGTGACCTCAGCGAGGTGCTGCGCCAGAGCCAGTCGTCGGGCATACTCTGGAATGCCACTATGATTCGCTCACTCATCACCCACGATGAGCTGACACAGTTGCCCCGCATGAGGCTTAACGGCTTTGCAGACATCTGTGTTGTTCCTGGTGATGAGCTCATCGAGTCGCTCGCTACGAGCTACAGCCATGTGGGCATTGACGAGACCATAGTCGTCACACGCAGCAACAAACGGGCAAACATCTACAACGAGGGCATACGCCGCACGGTCCTTGATCGTGAAGACGAGCTATGTCGCGGTGACCAGATAATGATTGTAAAGAACAACTATTTCTGGATACCTGAAGCAGAAGGTGAGGAGAAGACACAACGTAACCTGTCATTCCTTGCCAACGGCGACCGAGGCGTAATACAGCGGGTAAGGAACACCCGTGAGCTCTATGGCTTCCGTTTTGCCGACATAACCCTTGTCATGCCCGACTACGATGACTACGAGCTCACTGCCACTACAATTATCGACACACTAAGCACCGAAGCGCCATCGTTGACTCGCGAACAACAGGAACAGCTCTTCAACAACGTCATGGAAGACTATGCCGACATACCGCTTAAGCCCGACAGGGTAAAGAAGCTTAAGAGCGATGCCTACTATAACGCCCTTCAGATAAAGTTCAGCTATGCCGTCACTTGTCACAAGGCACAGGGCGGACAGTGGGCACACGTATATATTGATCAGGGCTATATGACTGATGACATGCTCACGCCTGACTATATCCATTGGCTATACACAGCGCTGACACGTGCCACAGAGAAAGTGTTCCTTGTAAACTGGCCCAAGACACAATTAGAGAACTCATGA